The Arachis hypogaea cultivar Tifrunner chromosome 14, arahy.Tifrunner.gnm2.J5K5, whole genome shotgun sequence DNA window CCAATCACATATCTCCTATATTCAATATTACTAGACTATGTTAAAATTTTCTCTACTATGGATGCTCTTATTAACAAAATTGAGCTAAAAGGCTTACACACAATGCATCAAGAATCAAAATCAAGTAGGAACATAAAGAGGGACTTTATAGGTTGTGCGTGCTTGTCTTTTAGGAGCCAAAAagataaacaataataataataaaaggttaTTAATATACATACACTTCATGATAATATGCTCCACTTGAGAGAAATTTATAACACCCTTTTCACCTAAGGCCTTTGTGAGTTCTCTGCAAAATAAATGAAtatagataataattaaaaaaaagaaaagaataaaaggataatgATGAAGATGAGAAGATAGAGATATGGATATACATACAGGAGTGTGGAGTCTCTAATGGATCCATTGAGATGAGCATGCAACTCCACCTTTGGCATTGACACCCACCACTCCATGTTCTTCTTTGTTAATTAGTGAATGGAGAGAATAATAATAAGTGAAAGTGCAGAAAGAGATGGAGTAATGTGTATATTGAAAGAGGGGGCTAacactatatatatttatagaaaaGCATCACTACTAATTACTAACACTTAACACCCACTACTAATTAGCCTAATTACTAACACCCACTATGTATATCTGCTTAACAGCTAGATATTAACTAATGTGGATGGTGTCCAAGAAATTGAGTTATATCTTGTTGGACTAATTTTGCTCAGTGGTCAAGTCcaataattagaattaattttttCACTTGgaaaacagtttttttttttttcaagaaacttttaccgagttataatttaaatgaatccAATTTAGGGAGGTAACTTCTTTTtaatattaatcaaattattttattaaattataaattttgaacTCTAATagaattaaaagaataattttataataaaaaattaactaactaataattaattttttatacctatcaatttaaattttaaaacaacttaaaaaaaattaacttacaaTTCTCGTATCAAAAGTTTGGTCATTGTGGCCCACTGAGAATATTTATTTTGGTTATATTTGTTGTTCTCTTGTCACATCACTCTTTgttgttatgatattttttttttatttttatttttggacatTTAAATGTTTTTATGTTGTTGTGTTGATGTATAATCACTTTACCACTCTTATATTTTTCCCTATGCATAttttaatgttttgtaacaaatgtTTTTAACAATACATATAATTATTCTATATCAAAATAATATAACTTATTTAGCATAGGTTGTAACTTTTGAAGGTTAACAAGTAActattattactttattttattctCCGAAGTAAATAAATGTTATTATTCCTTTGAAATTACACTAGCTAGAAGTAATTTTCTTTTGGGATTAAATTAAAGAAGCAGTAATAATGACCATATCTTCcgcaatttaaaattaaaataactatttcatatttaatttattagacATTTAGATATGTGGctcacattttttaattttttttattaaatatgaaGTCCTATactttttattaattgaataaaaactctctatttattatatttttaactaataatagtttaaatttaaaatattctaaagaGTGCTACGCTCCATTTTTTTTTCCGATAAATTATTTACCATTTTCACAGacacaaaaaattaatataatttcgTTACATCATTTTATAAACCAATTTTCAGgtaaactaatttttgttattattaactCTTCAGTTTGGTTCCCATTAATAACATACATAGCAACTTCATGGAAGTTTAAGCTAAAAGACTTTTCAAGCTGACTCACCTCGACAGTCGACACTACATTCAATTATTGAAAGGAAGTATATGATTTACCACCTTTATTCTAGAAAAGTAATAAAGTTCCATAGGAACCTGTTAACGCGTGTTTGGTAATATATAGTGCGTGTTTTAATTAAGATTCAATAAATTTTGGTCATATATAAATGTTCATATTGCAAGAAATTCTTTTCCTTTATATTAGCAGTTTTGGAGCTGgcgtatatatatatacttctttACAAAGCATACTAATTTTGGTCGACTTAATTTAGTTGCATTGCTACTTTGTTAATAATTATACCACCGACTTCAGTTGATGTCTTTATAAGAAATTGTTTTTGATAATTTAAGGTTACGTTCAAGTTTATCATTGGGTTcaaaaaggttaaaagttaacaTACAGAGGGAGAAGAATCAGAAGATACCTAGCTATTTAGCTAACCTACACAATgtatatacaaaattttatttatatattaaaattaattattaatatatttgtatataaatatatattttatattaataattaattttagtatatatgtaATATGCATCATtgatgtaaataataaaaaaaaaaggaaaaaaatactcGCAAAGTATGATTTTGTTTTCTCCTCGGtaattatataaaaaagataaatattttttagaatagttacctgcaaataaataaaaaaataaaaattaataaattataatttaaatagcataattttttcataaaggtggtgaatttgaatttttttatttttggtaaaaataaataaataaattaaaagataaaagaataaaatttagcaagggGATGGAGTCGGCATCATTCCTGCTAATGGAACCAAAATGAACATGCACAAATTAAAGCTTAGTCATGGTATCTTTTGATTTGGTCAAATTTATACTGCACcgtatcattttttttaattcttatttttttttagttgtgacTTTCCATCATTTtagtaatttaaaaatacattcgttttttattaattaaaaatataaaaacatcttGATATTTTTAATTACGACACAATTAAATTTTTCTGTCTATAaaaacaatttaatttttaaaaaaatttagatattgtatattttaaaaaataatttttttatatttttaattaattaaaaatttatttgtcaaatcaaaaatcaaaaatttatttatcatttatttatttagtaaccTTGTAAAACAAAAgtagaaaaatattaaatttggagctagagagagagagagcaacaCGGAAGTGGAGGAATGAATAGAGAAGAAAATAGGAAAGGACATAGTGGGCCCcactcatccttattctctttcttttttccttttaaacCAATTCATATTGcctttttccttc harbors:
- the LOC140178244 gene encoding N6-mAMP deaminase-like, which translates into the protein MEWWVSMPKVELHAHLNGSIRDSTLLELTKALGEKGVINFSQVEHIIMKFDERCDMELDETDPTVWMKLESAVDEYIQKNYLAFENLS